The Amycolatopsis umgeniensis DNA segment GCTGGTGCCCGCGTCGCTGCCGCTGTCGTCGCTGCCGCCACCGGCCTCGACCCACGCGCCGGACGATTCGTCGTAGACGGCTTCCTGGACGACCTTGCCGTTCTCGTCGAGCACCGCGTACTGATCGGCGTCGCCGTCGCCGTCGGTGTCGACGAACGCCTGGCCGGTGCCGTCGTCGTGCTGGATGACGGCGGCGTCGTTCACGCCGTCCTTGTCGAGGTCGTAGTTGAGCTCGGCCTGGTACTCCTCGCCGTCAACGTGGACCGTGACCGCCTCCGTGGAGCCCGCCTCGGTGTCCGTGCCGCCGCTCTCGTCGACCCACATGGGATAACCCCCTCGTTGACCTGCTGGTGTGTCGAAGCTTAAGACTCACCGTAGGCCCGTTCGGTTCCGGTCCACAACACCGGCCACCCTGGTCAGGCGTCGCGCAGTGACCGGATGCGACCGAGAAGCGACTCCGCGCGATCACGGCCGTCGGAGACGTCCTTCAAACGCTTCGCTACCGACGAGATCTTCTTGGCCCGTTCCTGCGCGCCCATCTTGATCGTCTTGTCGACTTCCTTCAACTCCGCCTCGATCGCGTCGATGCGGCGGCCGAGGGCTTCGTCGAGCGCCATCGACAGCTGCTGTTCGGCCTCGATCAGCTGCTCCGCGACGAGCTGGTCCAAGGTGGACCGCGCGTCGGCGATCGCCTCGACCAGCCATTGCTTCATATGCTGCTTGTCCGACGCGTGCTTGCGGGTCCGCGCCATCCACCATCCGGCGCCGAGGCCGATGATGATCGTGGCGGGCAGGATCACCGGGTTCAGGATCGCGACACCGGCCAGTGGCAGCGCGGCGACCTTCCCGGCACCGAGTCCGCCGGAAACACCCATGAAGATGAGCAATTTGTCTTCGGCCGTCGGCGGTTTCTTGTCCGGCGGGCGCAGGACGACCGGCGGACCGCCCGCCCTGGCGAACTGGCCGCGGATGATGTCGAGCTCTTCGGCCGAGAACAGCTCCGAAAGCGCGACGTTGGTGACCTGGTTGAGCCGCTGGGAGAGCAGCATCGAGATCCGCTGCGACGTCGTCTGCAGCGCGATGTCGACCTGCTGGGGCAGCGCGGCGAGGTCGTCACGCTTCGCGCCGTCGATCCGCTGCCGGAAATGGGTCGACGCGTCGCGCATCTGCCTGCTGGTCTCGTGCCCGACCTCGACGCGGGTCCGCTGGATCTCCGCGCGCAGTTTCAGCTGCCAGCCCCGGGTCGAAGAGCGGCGCTCGGTGGTCAGGTCGTCGCGGCGCTGGCGCAGCTGTTCCGCCTCGGCCTCACCGGCCGACAGCGCGCGGCTTTCCGCCTGCAGCTTCGCCTTGAGTTCGCCCAGCGCGCTCGAAAGCGCGCGCAGCGTGTTGGCCTCGCCCAGCATCGCCGAGCGGCCGACCAGCAACTCCTGCAGCGCGCCCTGCAACGCGGCGATCCCGGCCTTCTCGCGCAGCATCATGGCCATCTGCTCGTTCGGGGCCTTGGCCGCCGTCTCGAACATGCGCGCGGACACCGGGTGGAACACCGCGTCGGCGAACCGGGGAGCGTGCTCGGCGAGCAGCCGCCTGTCGGCTTCGAGCACCTCGCGCCAGCCGCGGAACTGGTCGGTTTTGGTCAGCGCGAACAGCACTGTCTCGACGCGCTCGCCCATGTCATGCAGGAACTGCAGTTCCGGCGCGGTGAAGGGAGAGGAAGCGTCGACGACGAACAGCAGCGCGGTGGCGCCCGCGGCAGCCTCCTTCGCCAGTTCGCCGTGCATCGAGTCGAGTCCGCCGACGCCCGGGGTATCCACAATGGACACACGCTCGAGCAGCGGGACCGGCCCTGAAACCTCGACGTAGCGCGGCGGGAGCTGGCCTTCCGGCAGTTCGTGCGCGGCCGAGACCCAGTGGATCAGGTCGTTGAGGTTGATCGGCACCGGTGCCAGCTGGCCCGGATAGCAGGCTTGGGCGGACCACTGCTGGGCGTGCTCGAAGACGAGGTACGTCGCCGTGGCGACGTCGGCGTCCACAGGGGACAGTCCCGGCATGGAGAGGAGCGCGTTCACGAGCGAGCTCTTGCCGCGGTTGGTCTCGCCGACCACCACGACCGACGGCTTCTTCGGCCGCGCCTTCCGGATGTCCTCGACCCATTTCGCCGCCTGAGGATCGGCTTCGCGGACGACGGTGAGCAGCTGCTCGCGGGTGCTTTGGACGACCGCGGGCAAACCGGGTGCGGTCACTGGGCCTTCTTCGCGTAGACGATGACGATCGGCGCGCGCAGGACGCGGTCGTGATCGGCGAAGCCGACGACCTCGGTCTCCGCGACGAGCCCTTCGAGCGCCGGGTCTTCGGTAGCGACCGCGCCACCGGCCTCGTGCACGGCGGGGTCGAACCGCTCGCCGTCGGGACGCAGGGCACGGACGCCGATCCCGGCGAGACCGTGTTCGAGCCGCTCGACGACGCCGCCGCTGCGGGCGCGATCAAGGGCGTACAGGCAGAGCTGGATCAGCGCCTGCCTGTCGGCGAGAGCCTGTTCGAGGTCGGCCGGACCCGTGGTCGTGGACTCCACATCGGTCTTCGACGTGGCTTCGACGGCCTCGGTTCCCTCGGGCGGCGAAGTCGCGCCGTCCGCCTCGGCGATGATCGCCGCGATGCTCACCGCCGCGATCTGGCCGGTGGGCACGTCATCCGGATTCTCCTCGTCGACCGCCTTCTTGCGCAGCCACGCACCCACTGTGTTACCTATCGCGCCCCCGCGATCGCGCTGCCAGAGCGCGCCTCTCGTAGTCCGATCGCGTTCACCCGACAGGCGCGCCCTGCCATCACGATAGCGGGGCCTGACGGCCGAAAAGCGCGACTTCAAAAGATCAAAAGACCTTGGTCACTTTAGCCGGTGGAACTGTTCCCTGTGACCGAAACGGGGCGAAGGAATCTGGCGACGAGCACCTTCATCACCGCGAGTTCCGCGGCCGGATCGAGGTCCGGCTCCAGAATCACGCGGGAGAGCGGCGCGTCGATCAACGCGACGAGCCAGCTGGCCGCCGTTTTCGGCTCGAATCCGGGATCGATCCGGCCCGCTTCCACGGCGCGTGTCACGAGGCCGACCAGTGCGTCGCGCAGGACGCGATCGTTGCCCTGGACCAGCTCGGCGAGTTCGGGGTCGCGGGCGCACTGCGCGGCGACCTCGAGGACGAGCTTGGCCGCGACGGGATGGAGGAGCTGTTCGGACATGTGGGCGATGACCTGGAGGATCGCCTCCCACGGATCCTCGATCTCACGGGCGGCCGCGATCAGGGCCGCGGTTTCGTCGCCGTCCTGTTCGAAGATGCCGACGAACAGCGCGCGTTTGTTCGGGAAGTAGTGGAACAGGCTGCCGGTGCTGATCCCCGCGACACGGCAGATCTCCGCCGTCGTGGTCTTCTCGAAGCCCTTCTCCGAGAAGCACCACGCGGCGGCGTCGAGGATGGCGCGGCGTTTCGCCTCGTGCTTGGCCGGGTCGACCGTCCTCATTTCACCGCCGGCGGTTCGGCGTGCCAGGGGTAGCCGTGCTCGATGAAGGCCTTGGCGACGGCTTTGCGATCGACGTCGCTCTTCTGCCGCGCCAGTTCCCGGCCGTCGGCGGCGAGCAGGACGAGCTCCTTGTCGTCGAAGAAGACGGCCTGCAGCTTGGCTTCGTAGGCGCGGGTGCGCCCCTTGACGGTGAGGGTGATGCGGGTCGGCGTCACCTTGACGATGAGCCGCTCGTGCGCCCAGGCCGCGGCGAACAGCAGGCCGAGGACCAGGCCGGCGCCGGCCCCGGCGATCGGGCCCCACGGGTCGGGGATGTCCGAGACGAGCTGGAACGGGCCCTTGAACGGGACCCAGCTCAGGGAGACCACCCAGTCGGCGATCGACTGGAGGAACCAGCCGATCGCGGCGCCCACCAGCGGACAGCCGAGCCAGGAGGCCGTGCGCAGCCACTGGGGCTCGTCGACGATCGTTTCCATGGTGCCCATTATTAGACCGAGCGCTCGGTTTATCAATCCTGGGGCCCGGAACCGGCCGCGTTCAGTCCTCTGGATGCGGTAGTTGCGCGTGCAAGTACCGCATCCAGAGGACTGAACGCGGGGGTGCGTCAGGCCTGCGGGTCGCGGATCTGCTGCCAGATGAGGAAGTAGGCCCGGTGCACGACGTGCGCGACGCGGCTCTGGGCGGGCGTCGCGCCGAAGGACGCGAAGGAGCGCCACCAGCCGGCGCGTTCGAGTGCGTGGGCGGCGAGATCGGCACGGGGAGCGCCCGGTTTGCCGAGCTGGGCGCCGATGTCGGCGTTGCTGCCGACCCGCAGGACCTCCTCGGACAAGTCCTCGGGCATGTCGACAGCGCCGGACGCGACCAGCGTGAGCGCTTCGAGCAGCCGCAGCTGGTGCGCTTCGGGCTTGGCCAGCAGGACCTCGATCGCGTCGTGGACGCGCTGCCGTTCGGCCGGGTCGCCCGAGGCGTGGGCCAGCGCGGTGACCGAAGCCAGCGCGGCGGCCGCCTTGATGCCGTCGGCGCGGGCGGCGAAGACGATGCTCAACCGCTGGCGGACGGCTTCGAGACCGGAGGCGTCGAGCAGCTTCCGCCGCAGCGAGCCCGCGGTGATCTCGGGTTCCTTGCGGATCGCTTCGACGGCGTACCGGACGCCGAACAGGTCCAGCTTCTCCAGCAGCCGCAGCCGGACGCCCGCCGCGACGTCGCAGTCCCAGCTGGTGAAGATGTCGGCCGAGATCAGCATGGTCTCGAGGATGTCGTCGTCCATCTCGGACAGCTGGCGCAGCGCCTCGGCGTCCCCGGAGGTGAACCCGCCGGACTCCGCCGACTCGGCGATCAACCCGATCACCGGCAGCACGTCCGCGATCCTCGGCTTCAGCGTCGCGGCCTGCTTCTCCGACAGCAGCGTCGCGGCCTTCCACACGTCGCCGCCCGAGCCTTCGACCGACTCCGGCGCGATGGTGTCCGCCTTGTTGAGCACCGCGATCGCGTTGACCGGACCCGCCTCGCGGCTCGCTGTCGCGGCGGTGAACGCGGCGAGCGCCTGCTGGTCGTCGGCGCGCACGCCCTGTGTGACGACGTAGAGCACGGCCTCGGCGCCCGCGACGGCGTTGCGCGAGGTGTCGTCCAGCTCGTCCGAACCCTCTTCGTCGTCCTCTTCGTCGTCGTCGGGCTTGCGGTGCTTCGCCGCGCCCAGCAACTGCTCGGTCCGCGACACCGACGCGGCGTCGAGCGACCCGAGGCCGGGGGTGTCGATGACGGTCATGCCCTGCAGGACCGCGTTGGTGAGGTACGCCTCGATATGCGAGACCTTGTCGATGTCGATGCCCAGCTCGGCCGGGATCATCCCGTCGGCGGCGAAGGGCAGCACCTGCTTGCGGCCGTCGGTGAAGACGATCTCGACGCGGTCGACGGTTCCGTACTGGAACCGGGTCACCAGCCGGGTGCACTCGCCGACGTCGGTCGGCGCGACGCGGCGCCCGATCAGGGCGTTGACCAGCGTGGACTTCCCCGATTTGATCCGGCCCGCGACGGCGACCTGGAGCGGACCGCCCAGTCTGCGCAGCACCTCGGCGAAACCGGCCGCGGTCCGTGCGGACACCTGCGGCTGGAGCCGATGACACAGGTTCGCCACCGACATCGACAGCGGGCCGGCGAGACGGCCCTGTTCCGTCGGTGACGTCACGGCGCCTGTCCCCTCCCAGTCGTCAAAGCCTGCCGGGTCGAATCGTGCCATGCCGCTCATCCTCGGGTCGCACCGAAGGTGGTACCGGCGACCGACGCGCGAGCGGCCATGGCCGACATAGTGTTACCAGGTGCGACGGTTAAGCCTCTGGATGCGTGCTCACCCCATGGCCGGGGACAGTTTCATCGCCGTCGTCCTGTTGCTGACCGACCTGCTGTTCTTCGTGGCGGCGGTCGAGACGCCGGAAGTCCCGATGCCGCCCTGGTACGTGGTGCTTCCGCTGGACATCGCGATGGTCGCCCCGCTGGTCTTCCGGCGGAAGGCCCCGCTGTGGTCGGCGTATCTGCTGCTGCTGATCGGCATCCCGCACGGTGCGCTGGAGCTGGGCGCGGCCAGCGCGTTCGCGGTGATCATCAGCATCTACTCGGTGCTGGTGTACGTCGGACGCAAGCAGGGGCTGCTGTACCTGCTGGCCACCTTCGTCACGTCGGGGGTCCAGCTGTGGGTCGACCCGCCGGAAGACATCTGGGTGCTGGCCATCATCGGCGTCTTCTCGGCCGCGCTGTGCTGGACGCTGGGCGAATTCGCGGGCGCGAGGCGCGCCTATCACGAGGAGGTGGAAGCCAGGTTGCATCTACTCGAGACGGAACGGGACCAGGCGACCAGGATCGCCGTCGGTGAAGAACGCGGACGGATCGCCCGTGAGCTGCACGACGTCGTCGCGCACGCGGTGAGCGTGATGGTCGTGCAGGCCGATGGCGCGTCCTACGCGGTCGACGGGAATCCCGAGATGGCGAAACGGGCCTTGCAGACGATTTCGGAGACCGGCCGCGGCGCGCTCGCCGAACTGAGGCGGCTGCTGGACGTGCTCCGCAGCGACGATGACGACGAGCCGCGGGTGCCGCAGCCGGACGCCAGCGCGCTGACCGACCTCGCGGACCGGATCCGCCAGGCAGGCGTGCCGGTGACACTGGCGATCGGCTCCGACGCGCTGGACGGGCTGCCCGCGGGTGTCTCGCTCGGCGTGTACCGGATCGTGCAGGAGTCGCTGACGAACACGCTGAAACACGCCGGCCAGGGCGCGCAGGCGGAGGTGCTGGTGCGCCGGGAGAAGGACGTGATCGACGTCCGGGTCACCGACGACGGTGCCGGCCGCGCGAAACAGCTGGTACCCGCCGCCACGAAGACGGCGTCACATGCCGCACCGGCCGGTCCGAGAAAGCTCTCGGTCCCCGGTGGGAACGGATTGATCGGAATGAGGGAACGGGCGAACGTCTTCGGCGGCACGCTGGAGGTCGGACCCGCTCCCGGTGGAGGGTGGCAAGTGCACGCGAGGCTCCCGGTTAGGTTGGCGACGTGATCCGAGTGGTGGTCGTCGACGACCAGGAATTGATGCGCGTCGGGTTCCGGATGGTCCTGGGCGCGCAGGCGGACATCGATGTCGTCGGCGAGGCGGGTGACGGTGCGCAGGCCATCCGCATGGCGGAGGAACTGCGGCCGGACGTCGTGCTGATGGACGTCCGGATGCCGGTGCTGGACGGGGTCGAGGCGACGAAGCGGATCGTCGAGGCCGGGACGGCGCGGGTGCTCGTGATGACGACGTTCGACCTGGACGAGTACGTCTATTCGGCGCTGCAGGGCGGGGCGAGCGGGTTCCTGTTGAAGGACACGCAGCCGGATCACCTGGTGTCGGCGCTGCGGGCGGTCGCTTCGGGCGACGCCGTGGTCTCGCCGTCGGTGACGCGGCGGCTGCTCGACCGGTTCGTCGGCCGCGGCGGAAAGCCGATGCGGGACGCGACCGAGCTCGACGTCCTCACCGAACGGGAGCGCGAGGTGCTCGTGCTGATCGCGAAGGGCCTCTCGAACCTGGAGATCGCCGAGACACTGTTCCTGTCCGAGGCGACGGTGAAGACGCACGTCGGGCGGATCTTGTCCAAACTGGATCTGCGCGACCGGGTGCAGGCCGTGGTGCTCGCCTACGAGACCGGTTTGGCGCGTCCCGGGGTCACCTGAAATCCGCCAGGGAAAGTGGTCATTCGGTGAGCACTTTGCGATGGATCCTTGTCTTCGGAGCCACTACCTGAGGAGAAGGACATGCTGCGAGGTCTCACCACCACCACGTTCTACGCCGACGACATGACCGCCGCGATCGAGTGGTACTCGGACCTCTTCGGGATCGAGCCGTACTTCGTCCGCAACGGTCCTGACGGCTCGCCCGCGTACGTCGAGTTCCGGATCGGCGACTACCAGCACGAGTTCGGCCTGGTCCGCGGCGACTACCGGCCGCCGCTGGCCCAGCCCGGCCCCGGCGGGGCGATCGCGAACTGGGCCGTCGACAACGTCGAGGACGCCTTCGCGAAACTGCTCGAGAAGGGCGCGAAGGAGTACGAGCCGATCATCGAGCGCGGACCCGGGTTCGTCACCGGGGCGGTCGTCGACCCGTTCGGCAACGTCCTCGGCGTCATGGTCAACCAGCACTACCTGGACGTGCTGGCCGGGAAGAAGTAGCCCCCGGGCGGTGGTTCGAGTGTCGCGAAAGCCACTTTCGGGGCATCTGACGTCCCGAAAGTGGCTTTCGCGACACGGCTAGCGCGGCGTCAGCGGTACAGGGAGTGATCCGCCGTCTCCGGATCCTTGCCCGTCTCCCTGACTTCGGCCATCCACTTGCCGAAGTCGGGGCGCGAGCCGTCGACGTCGGTCAGGCCGTACTCGTTCATCAGCGTCCACGACGCCAGCGTCTTGCCCGCGAACCGCGAGACCTCCGGGTCGGTCGCCAGCTTCGCGACGCCCCGGCCGAGCAGCGTCGGGGTCTCCGAGATGGCGAAGTCGACCGGGGCCGCCTTGCCCACCGCGTCACGCCAGGTCTCCTCGGTGATCCCGAAGTAGTCGAGCATCGCCTCCGACCGCAGGAAACCCGGCGTGACGGTCATGCCGACGCAGTCGTACTTCTTCAGTTCGGCACCGAGCGCCCTGCCGATCGCGCGGATCCCGCATTTCGCGAGGAAGTACGGGATTCCCGCGCCGACGTACTCGTCATGGTCACCGTCGGTGACCTCGATGACGAGACCGCCCTCCCGTTTCACGACCAGCGGCAGCAGCCGGTGCAACGCGATCAGGTGCGTGTCGAGCGCGTTGTGCACCAGCGTGAGCGCGTCGTCGAGGCTGGAATCCCAGTACGCCCCGTCGAAGTC contains these protein-coding regions:
- a CDS encoding dynamin family protein, whose protein sequence is MTAPGLPAVVQSTREQLLTVVREADPQAAKWVEDIRKARPKKPSVVVVGETNRGKSSLVNALLSMPGLSPVDADVATATYLVFEHAQQWSAQACYPGQLAPVPINLNDLIHWVSAAHELPEGQLPPRYVEVSGPVPLLERVSIVDTPGVGGLDSMHGELAKEAAAGATALLFVVDASSPFTAPELQFLHDMGERVETVLFALTKTDQFRGWREVLEADRRLLAEHAPRFADAVFHPVSARMFETAAKAPNEQMAMMLREKAGIAALQGALQELLVGRSAMLGEANTLRALSSALGELKAKLQAESRALSAGEAEAEQLRQRRDDLTTERRSSTRGWQLKLRAEIQRTRVEVGHETSRQMRDASTHFRQRIDGAKRDDLAALPQQVDIALQTTSQRISMLLSQRLNQVTNVALSELFSAEELDIIRGQFARAGGPPVVLRPPDKKPPTAEDKLLIFMGVSGGLGAGKVAALPLAGVAILNPVILPATIIIGLGAGWWMARTRKHASDKQHMKQWLVEAIADARSTLDQLVAEQLIEAEQQLSMALDEALGRRIDAIEAELKEVDKTIKMGAQERAKKISSVAKRLKDVSDGRDRAESLLGRIRSLRDA
- the grpE gene encoding nucleotide exchange factor GrpE; its protein translation is MGAWLRKKAVDEENPDDVPTGQIAAVSIAAIIAEADGATSPPEGTEAVEATSKTDVESTTTGPADLEQALADRQALIQLCLYALDRARSGGVVERLEHGLAGIGVRALRPDGERFDPAVHEAGGAVATEDPALEGLVAETEVVGFADHDRVLRAPIVIVYAKKAQ
- a CDS encoding TetR/AcrR family transcriptional regulator, translated to MRTVDPAKHEAKRRAILDAAAWCFSEKGFEKTTTAEICRVAGISTGSLFHYFPNKRALFVGIFEQDGDETAALIAAAREIEDPWEAILQVIAHMSEQLLHPVAAKLVLEVAAQCARDPELAELVQGNDRVLRDALVGLVTRAVEAGRIDPGFEPKTAASWLVALIDAPLSRVILEPDLDPAAELAVMKVLVARFLRPVSVTGNSSTG
- a CDS encoding YqeB family protein produces the protein METIVDEPQWLRTASWLGCPLVGAAIGWFLQSIADWVVSLSWVPFKGPFQLVSDIPDPWGPIAGAGAGLVLGLLFAAAWAHERLIVKVTPTRITLTVKGRTRAYEAKLQAVFFDDKELVLLAADGRELARQKSDVDRKAVAKAFIEHGYPWHAEPPAVK
- a CDS encoding dynamin family protein; the protein is MTSPTEQGRLAGPLSMSVANLCHRLQPQVSARTAAGFAEVLRRLGGPLQVAVAGRIKSGKSTLVNALIGRRVAPTDVGECTRLVTRFQYGTVDRVEIVFTDGRKQVLPFAADGMIPAELGIDIDKVSHIEAYLTNAVLQGMTVIDTPGLGSLDAASVSRTEQLLGAAKHRKPDDDEEDDEEGSDELDDTSRNAVAGAEAVLYVVTQGVRADDQQALAAFTAATASREAGPVNAIAVLNKADTIAPESVEGSGGDVWKAATLLSEKQAATLKPRIADVLPVIGLIAESAESGGFTSGDAEALRQLSEMDDDILETMLISADIFTSWDCDVAAGVRLRLLEKLDLFGVRYAVEAIRKEPEITAGSLRRKLLDASGLEAVRQRLSIVFAARADGIKAAAALASVTALAHASGDPAERQRVHDAIEVLLAKPEAHQLRLLEALTLVASGAVDMPEDLSEEVLRVGSNADIGAQLGKPGAPRADLAAHALERAGWWRSFASFGATPAQSRVAHVVHRAYFLIWQQIRDPQA
- a CDS encoding sensor histidine kinase — encoded protein: MRAHPMAGDSFIAVVLLLTDLLFFVAAVETPEVPMPPWYVVLPLDIAMVAPLVFRRKAPLWSAYLLLLIGIPHGALELGAASAFAVIISIYSVLVYVGRKQGLLYLLATFVTSGVQLWVDPPEDIWVLAIIGVFSAALCWTLGEFAGARRAYHEEVEARLHLLETERDQATRIAVGEERGRIARELHDVVAHAVSVMVVQADGASYAVDGNPEMAKRALQTISETGRGALAELRRLLDVLRSDDDDEPRVPQPDASALTDLADRIRQAGVPVTLAIGSDALDGLPAGVSLGVYRIVQESLTNTLKHAGQGAQAEVLVRREKDVIDVRVTDDGAGRAKQLVPAATKTASHAAPAGPRKLSVPGGNGLIGMRERANVFGGTLEVGPAPGGGWQVHARLPVRLAT
- a CDS encoding response regulator, coding for MIRVVVVDDQELMRVGFRMVLGAQADIDVVGEAGDGAQAIRMAEELRPDVVLMDVRMPVLDGVEATKRIVEAGTARVLVMTTFDLDEYVYSALQGGASGFLLKDTQPDHLVSALRAVASGDAVVSPSVTRRLLDRFVGRGGKPMRDATELDVLTEREREVLVLIAKGLSNLEIAETLFLSEATVKTHVGRILSKLDLRDRVQAVVLAYETGLARPGVT
- a CDS encoding VOC family protein, whose protein sequence is MLRGLTTTTFYADDMTAAIEWYSDLFGIEPYFVRNGPDGSPAYVEFRIGDYQHEFGLVRGDYRPPLAQPGPGGAIANWAVDNVEDAFAKLLEKGAKEYEPIIERGPGFVTGAVVDPFGNVLGVMVNQHYLDVLAGKK
- a CDS encoding SDR family NAD(P)-dependent oxidoreductase — protein: MAVVTGATRGCGRAIAVELGRLGWTVFVTGRTTRDRQSPMKRSETIEDTAELVDAAGGRGIPVRTDFTEVSDVDALRARIESEVDGRIDLLVDDVWGGDQFADFDGAYWDSSLDDALTLVHNALDTHLIALHRLLPLVVKREGGLVIEVTDGDHDEYVGAGIPYFLAKCGIRAIGRALGAELKKYDCVGMTVTPGFLRSEAMLDYFGITEETWRDAVGKAAPVDFAISETPTLLGRGVAKLATDPEVSRFAGKTLASWTLMNEYGLTDVDGSRPDFGKWMAEVRETGKDPETADHSLYR